In Bacillus sp. 2205SS5-2, the genomic stretch CGACAATTCCACCGATTAAAATCATCGGTTTATAACCAATCTTTCTTAGCGGTACTTCCATCAAAGGAGATGCGAATAGTATCCCGATATATAATGCCGTTGCGTGTAGTCCATTTAAGGAAGAAGAAATACCATCTTTTTCAAAAATAATTGCGATAATCGGGAGAAGCATTCCTTGTGAAAATCCTGAAACTGCCACAATCCCAACCAATATCCGAAAACGGTTTTGCAACCTTTTATTCATATTTAAAAGCTCCTATTTCAATTTATATAACTCTTTTCGTATACATTGTGGCTATCTCATCTAATATTTGATTGAATCCTCCATTTCACTGTTGATTTCCTTCAAAAATAGACGAAAAGATGCCTCGAAATAAAGCAAAATTATCGTTTATAGACTAGTTCGAGAAACAACAAACTGTGCGGAAACAGCTATATCAAGAGGCATAATTTGGCACATATAGCAACAATCCATTCGAAAACTGCCATTAATAAAGCAGAACGGTCGGCAATATTTAAATGCCTTTATCGATGTTAACGCATTGTTCAGTAATTTGGCAACAAAGATCAATTTCATATACAATTCTTTTTGTACATAAAAAAACGTAAGGAGTCGGTTTTAATGGAATATAACATGAAAGAGGGAGGATTTACCACAAATCTACCATTTGGAGAATTGCCTATATCTGGCGATGAAATGTATGGTTTTCGTCCCTATCAGCTACTAGTATCCTCTATTGCAGTCTGTAGCGGTGGTGTATTAAGAAATATTTTAGTGAAAAAGAGAATGGATTTTACGGATATTTCTATTCAATCGAGGGTAGATAGAAATGAAGAGAAAGCAAATCGTGTGGAAAAAATTCATCTTCATTTTATTATTACCGGCAATAATCTTGATCAATTAAAGGTAGAAAAAGCGATGGAGCTGACGAGGAAAAATTGCTCAATGGTTCAATCAGTGGTTGGAGCCATTGAAGTAGAGGAAACGTTTGAACTTATAGAAAAAAACTAACCTAATGAGGTTAGTCTAAGGATAACTCTTTTGGGTCTTTCCCAGCTCCTTCATAAAGCAAAATGGAAGATGGGACGAGCTTCAGTAATAAGTATGCTGGATCATGCGCACTTGGAATCCAGTGTTTCAGGGAGTCGTTCCAGTATTTTTCCTTTAAGTCTTGGTTCGTTTCTACTTCAGCTTTAGCAGCAATCTCTAAGTATTGATCAGATAACCCTTCCCCGCTATAGCCTAACAAAATATGAACATCGGGGTTTGTACGAAGATCTTCTACTTTATGAGCATGTTTATTGGTTGCTGTATAGAGCGTGACATCTTCATGCTGAAACATCATATACCTAGAAAAGGGTTTGTTTTCGACGATTGAAGCGAGTGTACCTATTGTCGTTTGCTCCATTATAGAGAGTATTTTTTGTTTGAGATCTTCTTGCAAGGAAATTCCTCCTTTAAATAGTATCTATATTACTGTGTGTTATTTTTTGAAAAATAAACAAAAGGAAAGAGAGGAAATCGTTTATGGGTAAAATATTTGGCTTGATTGTGTTAGTAGGAGTACCTTTATCAGTGATTGGTTCATTGATGGACTGGTCTTATGTTCTTATGTTTGTTATATATTGTGTTACCATTATTGGTTTAGCCAGCTATATGGGAAGAGCGACAGAAAGTCTAGCCATTGTATCTGGACCACGAATTGGTGGATTACTGAATGCAACCTTTGGAAACGCAGTAGAATTAATTATTTCAATTTTCGCCTTAAAAGCAGGATTAATTGGAGTAGTTCTTGCCTCACTGACGGGGTCAGTTCTTGGGAATTTATTATTAGTTGCTGGACTAAGTTTCTTTGTTGGTGGATTAAAATTTAAGCGTCAAACATTTAACGTATTCGATGCCCGGCACAATTCAGGATTATTAATTTTTGCGGTCATTGTGGCATTTGTCATACCAGAAGTGTTTGCCAATTCACTAGATACAAAAAGTACCATGACCCTTAGTATAGGAATTTCCGTCATCCTCATTGCGCTATATTTAGCCGCTCTGTTCTTTAAACTAGTTACTCATCGAGGAGTTTATCAGCATGTGGATAATTCCGGAGCGGAGCATCACGAGGAACAACCAGAGTGGAGCAAACGAAAAGCTCTGTCGATTTTAGCAATCGCAACAGCTGCCGTTGCCTATGTTTCAGAGAATCTTGTTCATACATTTGAAGCAGTAGGAGAAAACTTTGGTTGGAGTGAGTTATTTATCGGGGTCATCATTGTCGCGATAGTGGGGAACGCAGCTGAACACGCTTCTGCTATTGTAATGGCGTATAAAAATAAGATGGATATTGCTGTAGAAATTGCGGTGGGCTCTACACTGCAAATCGCAATGTTTGTGGCACCTGTATTAGTGATTATTTCCTTGTTTTATGAGCAATCAATGGCGCTGGTTTTTACCTTGCCAGAATTGATTGCGATGGTCACCGCCGTCCTCCTTACAATAGCAATCTCTAATGATGGAGAAACGAATTGGTTTGAAGGATTGACCCTTTTAGCAGCGTA encodes the following:
- a CDS encoding OsmC family protein, with protein sequence MEYNMKEGGFTTNLPFGELPISGDEMYGFRPYQLLVSSIAVCSGGVLRNILVKKRMDFTDISIQSRVDRNEEKANRVEKIHLHFIITGNNLDQLKVEKAMELTRKNCSMVQSVVGAIEVEETFELIEKN
- a CDS encoding pyridoxamine 5'-phosphate oxidase family protein; the protein is MQEDLKQKILSIMEQTTIGTLASIVENKPFSRYMMFQHEDVTLYTATNKHAHKVEDLRTNPDVHILLGYSGEGLSDQYLEIAAKAEVETNQDLKEKYWNDSLKHWIPSAHDPAYLLLKLVPSSILLYEGAGKDPKELSLD
- the cax gene encoding calcium/proton exchanger, with translation MGKIFGLIVLVGVPLSVIGSLMDWSYVLMFVIYCVTIIGLASYMGRATESLAIVSGPRIGGLLNATFGNAVELIISIFALKAGLIGVVLASLTGSVLGNLLLVAGLSFFVGGLKFKRQTFNVFDARHNSGLLIFAVIVAFVIPEVFANSLDTKSTMTLSIGISVILIALYLAALFFKLVTHRGVYQHVDNSGAEHHEEQPEWSKRKALSILAIATAAVAYVSENLVHTFEAVGENFGWSELFIGVIIVAIVGNAAEHASAIVMAYKNKMDIAVEIAVGSTLQIAMFVAPVLVIISLFYEQSMALVFTLPELIAMVTAVLLTIAISNDGETNWFEGLTLLAAYIIMGIGFYLL